Proteins encoded by one window of Gordonia jinghuaiqii:
- the dnaA gene encoding chromosomal replication initiator protein DnaA, translating into MTSDRDTFGEVWKQVVGELNDDEAARDHEPLTRQQKAWLSLVRPLTLTEGFALLTVPTALVQEQIERNLRETIRSVLSRHLDEPVDLGVRIATPRNDEAVGDTSASDPRVVNGTASIAGGSNYPAAPVGAGFAPAAPAPEAQRPSGDWASYFAERPTTTPPATGANLNPKYTFDTFVIGASNRFAHASAVAVAEAPARAYNPLFIWGESGLGKTHLLHAAGHYAQRLFPGMRVKYVSTEEFTNDFINSLRDDRRVAFKRRYRDVDVLLVDDIQFLVGKEGIQEEFFHTFNTLHNASKQIVISSDRPPKQLATLEDRLRTRFEWGLITDVQPPDLETRIAILRKKAQMDNIAVPDDVLELIASKIERNIRELEGALIRVTAFASLNDAALDKSLADVVLQALLPNSGTLEVSAASILAITAEYFDISIEELCGPGKTRSIAQARQISMYLCRELTDLSLPKIGETFDRDHTTVMYAERKIRKEMAERRRVYDHVQELTARIKQRAVG; encoded by the coding sequence GTGACATCAGACCGCGACACATTCGGTGAGGTGTGGAAACAGGTCGTCGGTGAACTCAACGACGACGAAGCCGCACGCGACCACGAACCACTCACACGCCAGCAAAAAGCTTGGCTGTCGTTGGTTCGTCCACTCACTCTCACCGAGGGATTCGCCCTGCTGACCGTGCCCACCGCGCTGGTCCAGGAGCAGATCGAACGCAATCTCCGCGAGACCATCCGATCGGTGCTGAGCCGTCATCTCGACGAGCCGGTCGATCTCGGTGTCCGCATCGCGACGCCCCGCAACGACGAAGCGGTCGGCGACACGTCGGCGTCCGATCCCCGCGTCGTCAACGGCACCGCATCGATCGCAGGCGGGTCCAATTACCCGGCCGCGCCGGTCGGCGCAGGATTCGCACCGGCAGCTCCGGCTCCCGAGGCTCAGCGTCCATCCGGGGACTGGGCGTCCTACTTCGCCGAGCGGCCGACCACCACGCCGCCGGCCACGGGCGCAAATCTCAACCCCAAGTACACCTTTGACACTTTCGTCATCGGTGCGTCGAACCGTTTCGCGCATGCATCGGCGGTCGCGGTGGCCGAGGCACCGGCACGCGCCTACAACCCGCTGTTCATCTGGGGTGAATCCGGACTGGGCAAGACCCACCTGTTGCACGCGGCGGGCCACTACGCGCAGCGTCTCTTCCCGGGGATGCGCGTGAAGTACGTCTCGACCGAAGAGTTCACCAACGACTTCATCAACTCACTGCGCGACGACCGTCGGGTCGCCTTCAAACGCCGTTACCGCGATGTGGACGTACTGCTCGTCGACGACATCCAGTTCCTCGTCGGCAAAGAAGGTATCCAGGAAGAGTTCTTCCACACCTTCAACACCCTGCACAATGCGAGCAAGCAGATCGTCATCTCCTCGGATCGGCCGCCCAAACAGCTTGCAACACTTGAAGATCGGCTCCGGACTCGCTTCGAGTGGGGCCTGATCACCGATGTTCAGCCGCCCGACCTGGAAACCCGCATCGCCATCCTGCGCAAGAAGGCGCAGATGGACAACATCGCGGTGCCCGACGACGTGCTCGAGTTGATCGCGTCGAAGATCGAGCGCAACATCCGTGAGCTCGAAGGTGCGTTGATCCGGGTGACCGCCTTCGCCTCGCTCAACGACGCCGCTCTCGACAAGTCGCTGGCCGACGTCGTCCTGCAGGCGCTGCTGCCGAACTCGGGCACGCTCGAGGTCAGTGCCGCCAGCATCCTGGCCATCACCGCCGAGTACTTCGACATCTCCATCGAGGAGCTGTGTGGCCCCGGCAAGACCCGCTCGATCGCGCAGGCACGTCAGATCTCGATGTACCTGTGTCGCGAGCTCACCGATCTGTCGCTTCCCAAGATCGGCGAGACGTTCGACCGTGACCACACCACGGTCATGTACGCCGAACGCAAGATCCGCAAGGAGATGGCCGAGCGTCGTCGTGTGTACGACCACGTCCAGGAGCTGACCGCGCGCATCAAACAACGCGCCGTCGGCTGA